In a genomic window of Panthera tigris isolate Pti1 chromosome D4, P.tigris_Pti1_mat1.1, whole genome shotgun sequence:
- the PTPA gene encoding serine/threonine-protein phosphatase 2A activator isoform X2: MAEGERQPPPDSSEDTPPATQNFIIPKKEIHTVPDMGKWKRSQAYADYIGFVLTLNEGVKGKKLTFEYKVSEAIEKLVALLNTLDRWIDETPPVDQPSRFGNKAYRTWYAKLDEEAENLVATVVPTHLAAAVPEVAVYLKESVGNSTRIDYGTGHEAAFAAFLCCLCKIGVLRVDDQIAIVFKVFNRYLEVMRKLQKTYRMEPAGSQGVWGLDDFQFLPFIWGSSQLIDHPYLEPRHFVDEKAVNENHKDYMFLECILFITEMKTGPFAEHSNQLWNISAVPSWSKVNQGLIRMYKAECLEKFPVIQHFKFGSLLPIHPVTSC, translated from the exons ATGGCTGAGGGCGAGCGGCAACCGCCGCCAG ATTCTTCGGAGGATACCCCTCCAGCCACTCAGAACTTCATCATTCCAAAAAAGGAGATCCACACGGTGCCAGACATGGGCAAGTGGAAGCGTTCTCAG GCGTACGCTGACTACATCGGGTTCGTCCTGACCCTCAACGAAGGTGTGAAGGGGAAGAAGCTGACCTTCGAGTACAAAGTCTCCGAG GCCATTGAGAAGCTGGTCGCCCTTCTCAACACGCTGGACAGGTGGATCGATGAGACCCCTCCGGTGGACCAGCCCTCTCGATTTGGGAACAAGGCCTACAGGACCTGGTATGCCAAACTCGACGAG GAAGCAGAAAACTTGGTGGCCACGGTGGTCCCCACCCATCTGGCAGCTGCCGTGCCCGAGGTGGCCGTTTACCTAAAGGAGTCCGTGGGGAACTCCACGCGCATCGACTATGGCACAG GACATGAAGCAGCCTTTGctgctttcctctgctgcctctgCAAGATTGGGGTGCTCCGGGTAGACGACCAAATAGCTATTGTCTTCAAGGTGTTCAATCG GTACCTCGAGGTTATGCGGAAACTCCAGAAAACGTACAGGATGGAGCCAGCCGGCAGCCAGGGCGTGTGGGGCCTGGACGACTTTCAGTTCCTGCCTTTCATCTGGGGCAGCTCACAGTTGATAG ACCACCCGTATTTGGAGCCCAGGCACTTCGTGGACGAGAAGGCCGTGAACGAGAACCACAAGGACTACATGTTCCTGGAGTGTATCCTGTTTATTActgag ATGAAGACCGGCCCCTTTGCAGAGCACTCCAACCAGCTGTGGAACATCAGTGCCGTCCCCTCCTGGTCCAAAGTGAACCAGGGTCTGATCCGCATGTATAAGGCTGAG tGCCTGGAGAAGTTCCCTGTGATCCAGCACTTCAAGTTCGGGAGCCTGCTGCCCATCCATCCGGTCACCTCGTGCTAG
- the PTPA gene encoding serine/threonine-protein phosphatase 2A activator isoform X1, producing the protein MSTRDCPPICFGIGSKMTDSSEDTPPATQNFIIPKKEIHTVPDMGKWKRSQAYADYIGFVLTLNEGVKGKKLTFEYKVSEAIEKLVALLNTLDRWIDETPPVDQPSRFGNKAYRTWYAKLDEEAENLVATVVPTHLAAAVPEVAVYLKESVGNSTRIDYGTGHEAAFAAFLCCLCKIGVLRVDDQIAIVFKVFNRYLEVMRKLQKTYRMEPAGSQGVWGLDDFQFLPFIWGSSQLIDHPYLEPRHFVDEKAVNENHKDYMFLECILFITEMKTGPFAEHSNQLWNISAVPSWSKVNQGLIRMYKAECLEKFPVIQHFKFGSLLPIHPVTSC; encoded by the exons ATGTCAACAAGGGACTGTCCGCCAATATGCTTCGGGATAGGGTCAAAGATGACAG ATTCTTCGGAGGATACCCCTCCAGCCACTCAGAACTTCATCATTCCAAAAAAGGAGATCCACACGGTGCCAGACATGGGCAAGTGGAAGCGTTCTCAG GCGTACGCTGACTACATCGGGTTCGTCCTGACCCTCAACGAAGGTGTGAAGGGGAAGAAGCTGACCTTCGAGTACAAAGTCTCCGAG GCCATTGAGAAGCTGGTCGCCCTTCTCAACACGCTGGACAGGTGGATCGATGAGACCCCTCCGGTGGACCAGCCCTCTCGATTTGGGAACAAGGCCTACAGGACCTGGTATGCCAAACTCGACGAG GAAGCAGAAAACTTGGTGGCCACGGTGGTCCCCACCCATCTGGCAGCTGCCGTGCCCGAGGTGGCCGTTTACCTAAAGGAGTCCGTGGGGAACTCCACGCGCATCGACTATGGCACAG GACATGAAGCAGCCTTTGctgctttcctctgctgcctctgCAAGATTGGGGTGCTCCGGGTAGACGACCAAATAGCTATTGTCTTCAAGGTGTTCAATCG GTACCTCGAGGTTATGCGGAAACTCCAGAAAACGTACAGGATGGAGCCAGCCGGCAGCCAGGGCGTGTGGGGCCTGGACGACTTTCAGTTCCTGCCTTTCATCTGGGGCAGCTCACAGTTGATAG ACCACCCGTATTTGGAGCCCAGGCACTTCGTGGACGAGAAGGCCGTGAACGAGAACCACAAGGACTACATGTTCCTGGAGTGTATCCTGTTTATTActgag ATGAAGACCGGCCCCTTTGCAGAGCACTCCAACCAGCTGTGGAACATCAGTGCCGTCCCCTCCTGGTCCAAAGTGAACCAGGGTCTGATCCGCATGTATAAGGCTGAG tGCCTGGAGAAGTTCCCTGTGATCCAGCACTTCAAGTTCGGGAGCCTGCTGCCCATCCATCCGGTCACCTCGTGCTAG